One window of Trichoderma breve strain T069 chromosome 3, whole genome shotgun sequence genomic DNA carries:
- a CDS encoding ribosomal protein s2 domain-containing protein, giving the protein MAPANLPSIFNATSQDIEMLLAAQCHLGSKNLQVHMEPYLWKTRVDGVNVLNIGKTWEKIVLAARIIVAIENPADICVISARPYGQRAVLKFAAHTGASPIAGRFTPGSFTNYITRSFKEPRLIVVTDPRTDAQAIKEASYVNIPVIALCDTDSPTEYVDVAIPTNNKGRHAIGTVWWLLAREVLRLRGTIFNRETPWDVMVDLYFYRDPEAEAEEKVEEEKLITAAEEEAPAAIESGFPAAGGDWEAPAAGFAGATATGWDGAGAGAGQDWAAASGTQEWAAEAPKESQW; this is encoded by the exons ATGGCTCCCGCTAACCTGCCGTCCATTTTCAATGCCACGTCCCAGGACATCGAGATGCTCCTGGCGGCCCAGTGCCACCTCGGTTCCAAGAACCTCCAGGTGCACATGGAGCCTTACCTGTGGAAGACCCGTGTCGATGGTGTCAACGTCCTGAACATTGGCAAGACCTG GGAGAAGATTGTCCTGGCTGCCCGTATCATCGTCGCCATTGAGAACCCGGCCGACATCTGCGTCATCTCTGCCCGTCCCTACGGTCAGCGTGCCGTCCTCAAGTTCGCCGCCCACACCGGTGCCTCCCCCATCGCTGGTCGCTTCACCCCCGGTAGCTTCACCAACTACATCACCCGTTCCTTCAAGGAGCCCCGCCTGATTGTCGTGACCGACCCTCGCACCGACGCccaggccatcaaggaggccaGCTACGTCAACATCCCCGTCATTGCCCTCTGCGACACCGACTCCCCCACCGAGTACGTCGACGTTGCCATCCCCACCAACAACAAGGGTCGCCACGCCATTGGTACCGTCTGGTGGCTCCTTGCCCGTGAGGTCCTCCGTCTCCGTGGAACCATCTTCAACCGCGAGACCCCCTGGGACGTCATGGTTGATCTGTACTTCT ACCGCGACCctgaggccgaggccgaggagaaggtcgaggaggagaagctcatcaccgctgctgaggaggaggcccCCGCTGCCATCGAGTCTGGCTTCCCCGCCGCTGGTGGTGACTGGGAGGCTCCCGCCGCCGGCTTCGCTGGTGCCACTGCCACTGGCTGGGACGGTGCCGGTGCCGGTGCCGGCCAGGACTGGGCCGCTGCTTCTGGCACTCAGGAGTGGGCTGCCGAGGCTCCTAAGGAGAGCCAGTGGTAA
- a CDS encoding ribosomal protein s15 domain-containing protein, with product MAPRIDLLQRLGTVNLCLRPATTPTTQAFLPLVQKANLSMREKKKKAKQDPYKWAQAQQRKAANLKRQDELQKQRDEAWGDPVRGRLTPFLESLDSAGQSPLSAVPRDASGNALEEPRELPTTPGLRNHFLSDAELEDAVKHAYALTKPMVGVVESQMDPSTEEERKQAHNQKHQKAVEALRRITALSNGSARDRFHANVRRIVDEFGRHNTDKFLKPKPQSISPNTTPMPGRAGPDTGSSEVQIAILTAKIRAVSEGLAINRGYKDMHNKRNLRLLVHRRQKLLQYMERKERGSERWTNMLEKLGLTPATWKGQIDL from the exons ATGGCGCCAAGAATAGACCTGCTGCAGCGGCTAGGCACAGTCAATC TGTGCCTGCGGCCTGCGACGACACCGACGACACAGGCCTTCCTCCCCCTCGTCCAAAAGGCCAATCTCTCCatgcgagagaagaagaagaaggcgaagcaGGATCCGTACAAATGGGCGCAGGCCCAGCAGCGCAAAGCCGCCAACCTCAAGAGGCAGGATGAGCTCCAGAAGCAGCGGGACGAGGCATGGGGAGATCCCGTGCGAGGAAGACTGACGCCGTTCCTCGAGTCCCTCGACTCGGCTGGCCAGAGCCCGCTGAGCGCGGTACCTAGGGACGCAAGCGGGAATGCCCTCGAGGAGCCAAGAGAACTGCCCACGACGCCCGGGCTGCGCAACCACTTCCTTAGCGACGCCGAGCTCGAGGATGCCGTCAAGCACGCCTATGCCCTGACGAAGCCCATGGTCGGAGTCGTGGAGTCGCAAATGGACCCTAgcacggaggaggagaggaagcaaGCGCACAACCAGAAGCACCAGAAAGCCGTCGAGGCCCTGCGGAGGATCACGGCTCTGAGCAACGGCAGCGCACGGGATCGATTCCACGCCAACGTCAGGCGCATCGTTGATGAGTTTGGGCGGCACAACACCGACAAATTCCTCAAACCCAAGCCGCAGTCCATTTCGCCAAACACCACACCAATGCCTGGCCGTGCCGGTCCAGACACTGGCAGTTCAGAGGTACAGATCGCCATCCTGACTGCCAAGATTAGGGCAGTATCCGAAGGACTGGCGATCAACCGAGGCTACAAGGACATGCACAATAAGAGAAATTTGAGATTGCTTGTACACAGgcgccagaagctgctgcaataCATGGAGCGGAAAGAGAGGGGCAGTGAGAGGTGGACAAACatgcttgagaagctgggTCTCACGCCTGCCACATGGAAGGGACAAATCGATCTGTGA
- a CDS encoding ATP synthase (C/AC39) subunit domain-containing protein, with product MEGLLFNVNNGYVEGIVRGYRNSLLTTPAYSNLTQCETIDDLKLQLGPAYGDFLASLPPNPSTSALASKTTDKLISEFRYVRANATGSLAKFMDYVTYGYMIDNVALLITGTLHERDTRELLERCHPLGWFETMPVLCVATNVEELYNSVLIETPLAPYFKGSLSHQDLDELNIEIVRNTLYKNYLEDFHNFVNTHSDMAGTPTAEVMSNILEFEADRRAINITLNSFGTELTKADRNKLYPTFGKLYPEGTLMLSRADDVEGVRLAVDGVHDYKTFFDAVSLGGSSGPGNMGGGSADGKSLEDMFYQKEMEISKDAFTRQFTYAIIYAWVKLREQEIRNITWIAECIAQNQKDRIGNFISVF from the exons ATGGAAGGCCTTTTATTCAACGTGAACAATGG CTACGTCGAGGGCATTGTTCGCGGCTATCGCAACAGCCTTCTCACCACACCAGCCTACAGCAACTTGACACAATGCGAGACCATCGATG acctgaagctgcagcttggccCTGCCTATGGCGACTTCCTTGCATCCCTTCCCCCGAACCCATCAACATCTGCGCTCGCCTCCAAGACGACAGACAAGCTCATCTCGGAATTCCGATATGTGCGCGCTAATGCTACGGGATCCCTGGCCAAGTTCATGGATTACGTGACGTACGGCTACATGATTGATAACGTTGCCCTTCTCATTACCGGCACCCTTCACGAACGAGACACGCGAGAGCTCCTGGAGCGATGCCACCCGCTGGGTTGGTTTGAGACCATGCCCGTACTTTGCGTCGCGACCAACGTGGAGGAGCTTTACAACAGCGTGCTGATTGAGACTCCTCTTGCTCCATACTTCAAGGGCAGTCTCAGCCACCAGGACTTGGATGAGCTCAACATTGAAATCGTCCGAAACACGCTCTACAAGAACTATCTCGAAGACTTTCACAATTTCGTCAACACCCATTCCGACATGGCTGGCACACCTACTGCTGAGGTCATGTCCAACATCCTTGAGTTCGAGGCTGACCGCCGAGCTATCAACATCACACTGAACTCCTTCGGCACTGAGTTGACCAAGGCAGACCGCAACAAGCTGTACCCAACCTTTGGAAAGCTGTATCCTGAGGGCACCTTGATGCTTTCCCGagctgatgatgttgagggTGTGCGTCTTGCCGTCGATGGCGTTCATGACTACAAGACCTTCTTCGATGCCGTGTCTCTGGGTGGCTCATCCGGTCCTGGCAACATGGGTGGTGGTTCTGCCGATGGCAAGAGCTTGGAGGACATGTTTTACCAAAAGGAAATGGAGATTTCCAAAGATGCATTCACACGACAATTTACGTATGCTATTATTTATGCATGGGTTAAGCTTAGAGAGCAG GAAATTCGCAACATTACATGGATTGCTGAGTGTATAGCTCAGAACCAGAAGGACCGCATTGGAAACTTTATTAGCGTCTTCTGA
- a CDS encoding snoRNA binding domain, fibrillarin domain-containing protein yields the protein MSLFVLAETPAGYGLLKATDKKMLKNADLAAELGKPERLVEMLKLKKFVKFDSAAMALEEAAALSQGQIPPLLSSLLEDLQAEKKASLAVADLKLGTAISNLPKLNVSPVAGTETMDLFRAVREHVSSLIPGLDQDVIDRMTLGLSHSMSRHKLKFSPDKVDSMIIQAIKMLDDIDKELNVYAMRTKEWYGWHFPEMAKTLNDNLAYARVVRHVGMRDNFKDADLSEILPEDVEVALKASAELSMGVEITEEDLQNAIDLADQVIKFTEYRAQLTSYLESRMRAIAPNLTALVGYLVGARLISHAGSVLSLAKAPGSTIQILGAEKALFRALKTKKDTPKYGIMYHSSLVGQATGKNKGKIARMLAAKVALGLRVDALGDEDEEDEEQRAILGLTNRIKLENYLRRLEGKTPLPKGTNVTPSGEIVAAGQFTLKDNSRYGADADGVVDHVMGDADDEPAPKSKKSKTKKPTIEVVEENDVDMEDAPEDSDDEDSDAPAKSVKKLSSAEYERLAELSGLSVKKFKRKYERGDVQLNEDGTPKVFSKKELKKLRKAEEAAPAEATPEKKKKRKADEGESESKKEKKQKKKSAA from the exons atgtctctctttgttcttgCCGAGACGCCTGCAGG CTACGGCCTGTTGAAGGCGACcgacaagaagatgctcaAGAATGCCGATCTCGCGGCTGAGCTGGGAAAGCCTGAGCGCCTCGTTGAGAT gctcaagctcaagaaatTTGTCAAGTTCGACAGCGCCGCCATGGCCCTGGAAGAGGCTGCCGCCCTTAGCCAAGGCCAgattcctcctctcctcaGCTCTCTGCTGGAGGATCTCCaggccgagaagaaggcctCCTTGGCTGTTGCCGACCTCAAGCTGGGCACTGCCATCTCCAACCTGCCCAAGCTCAACGTTTCTCCGGTCGCTGGCACCGAGACAATGGACCTTTTCCGAGCCGTTCGAGAACACGTTTCGTCTCTTATCCCTGGCCTCGACCAGGACGTCATTGACCGCATGACCCTTGGTCTTTCGCACTCAATGTCTCGCCACAAGCTCAAGTTCTCTCCTGATAAGGTTGATTCGATGATCATCCAGGCCATCAAGATGCTCGATGATATTGACAAGGAACTCAATGTCTACGCCATGAGAACAAAGGAGTGGTACGGATGGCACTTCcccgagatggccaagacCCTCAATGACAACCTGGCCTACGCCCGTGTCGTTCGACACGTTGGCATGCGCGACAACTTCAAGGATGCTGATCTTTCCGAGATCCTCCCCGAAGATGTCGAGGTTGCTTTGAAGGCATCTGCCGAGCTCAGCATGGGTGTCGAGATTACCGAGGAGGATTTGCAAAACGCCATTGACCTCGCGGACCAGGTTATTAAGTTTACCGAGTACCGAGCTCAACTCACGTCTTATCTGGAAAGCCGAATGCGCGCCATTGCCCCCAACCTGACTGCCCTGGTCGGCTACTTGGTTGGTGCCCGGCTCATTTCTCACGCCGGTTCCGTCCTCAGCCTGGCCAAGGCCCCTGGTTCCACCATCCAGATTCTCGGTGCCGAGAAGGCTCTTTTCCGAGCtctcaagaccaagaaggaCACCCCCAAGTACGGTATCATGTACCACTCTTCTCTCGTTGGCCAAGCTACTGGCAAGaacaagggcaagattgCTCGTATGCTGGCTGCCAAGGTCGCCCTTGGTCTCCGTGTCGATGCTCttggcgacgaggacgaggaggatgaggagcagcGAGCTATCCTTGGCCTCACCAACCGTATCAAGCTTGAGAACTACCTTCGCCGTCTTGAGGGCAAGACTCCTCTGCCCAAGGGCACCAACGTGACTCCTTCCGGAGAAATCGTTGCTGCCGGACAGTTCACTCTCAAGGACAACAGCAGATATggcgccgatgccgatggtGTTGTCGACCACGTCATGGGTGACGCGGACGATGAGCCCGCTcccaagagcaagaagtcaaagaccaagaagcccaCCATCGAGGTCGTCGAGGAAAATGACGTCGATATGGAAGACGCCCCCGAGGACTCCGATGATGAGGACTCCGATGCCCCCGCCAAGTCAGTGAAGAAGCTCTCGAGCGCAGAGTACGAGCGCCTGGCCGAGCTCTCTGGCCTCTCCGTCAAGAAGTTCAAGCGAAAGTACGAGCGCGGCGACGTCCAGCTCAACGAGGATGGCACCCCCAAGGTCTTCAGcaagaaggagctgaagaagctccgcaaggccgaggaggctgcCCCCGCCGAGGCCACAcccgagaagaagaagaagagaaaggccgACGAGGGCGAGTCCGAGtcgaagaaggagaagaagcagaagaagaagagtgcCGCTTAG
- a CDS encoding SPFH domain / band 7 family domain-containing protein translates to MSAVNGAGHSSTSKATDQDGSSVPGFQPQNKMTVQPPRGEDLQVSYAAEIGGEANPKGWYGSMINNLGACIGTCGAIPCCVICPNPYKHVNQGHVGLVTKFGRFYKAVDPGLIKVNPLSERLIQVDVKIQIAEVPEQTCMTKDNVTLRLTSVIYYHIVSPHKAAFGISNVRQALVERTQTTLRHVVGARVLQDVIERREEIAQSIGEIIEDVAAGWGVQVESMLIKDILFSQDLQDSLSMAAQSKRIGESKIIAAKAEVESAKLMRQAADILSSAPAMQIRYLEAMQAMAKSANSKVIFLPGSSQPLSGAAMNAALGDFAQSGEGSTAANTRDFGGQDFQQAMNARVVENF, encoded by the exons ATGTCTGCTGTCAACGGCGCTGGCCACAGCAGCACCTCCAAGGCCACTGATCAAGATGGCTCCTCGGTCCCCGGCTTCCAACCCCAGAACAAGATGACGGTCCAGCCGCCTAGGGGAGAAGACCTCCAGGTCAGCTATGCCGCTGAAATTGGAGGCGAGGCCAATCCCAAGGGCTGGTATGGCAGCATGA TTAACAATCTTGGCGCGTGTATTGGAACATGTGGTGCAATTCCCTGCTGCGTCATCTGCCCCAACCCTTATAAGCACGTCAACCAAGGCCATGTTGGTCTCGTCACCAAGTTCGGTCGTTTCTACAAGGCTGTCGACCCCGGCCTGATCAAGGTCAACCCGCTCAGCGAGAGACTCATTCAGGTCGATGTCAAGATTCAGATCGCAGAGGTGCCTGAGCAAACCTGCATGACCAAGGACAATGTCACTCTGCGCCTGACCTCTGTCATCTACTATCACATTGTGTCTCCTCACAAGGCCGCTTTTGGTATTTCCAACGTCCGCCAGGCTCTGGTTGAGCGTACTCAAACTACTCTCCGTCACGTTGTGGGAGCTCGTGTGCTCCAGGACGTGATTGAGCGTCGTGAGGAGATTGCTCAGTCTATCGGGGAAATCATTGAGGATGTTGCCGCTGGCTGGGGTGTCCAAGTCGAGAGCATGCTCATCAAGGATATCCTCTTCAGCCAAGATCTGCAAGATTCGCTCTCGATGGCTGCCCAGAGCAAGCGGATTGGTGAGAGCAAGATCATCGCCGCAAAGGCCGAG GTCGAATCAGCCAAATTGATGCGCCAAGCCGCCGATATCTTGAGCTCCGCTCCTGCTATGCAGATCCGCTACCTCGAGGCCATgcaagccatggccaagtcCGCCAACAGCAAGGTCATTTTCCTTCCAGGAAGCAGTCAGCCTCTCAGCGGAGCCGCAATGAATGCTGCTCTGGGCGACTTTGCCCAGTCCGGTGAAGGCAGCACTGCCGCCAACACACGCGATTTTGGAGGTCAGGATTTCCAACAGGCCATGAACGCTCGTGTCGTGGAAAACTTTTAG
- a CDS encoding anaphase-promoting complex, subunit 10 (APC10) domain-containing protein, whose translation MDVPRGSRRARHAASAASSQEASLQAQAQLELEAATQHRRTRRQALQVQVTPDASIAVAAGMHVHQAPEFGHRRREMEPPPNPFRLHRSTRRNTNNRLSLQFDSDGSGSGSGTESEPDLSHLGMTRRGMTAVLEQQADQMTYDDDAMSQGQYDAEEASLDENLDENVDDNDDDNVDEQVEGEQEPLAMMDPVVFGLKEISNLGKFTVSSHKPGNGVEQLRSDDLTSYWQSDGPQPHKLTIYFVKRVGIRDIRFYVNYNEDESYTPTKIIFKSGTSENNLIQFAAMNLASPVGWQQVPLAGVGGEPDGNTLVSWVLQMQILENHQNGKDTHLRGIKIYAFDADAVQPSEAENSRMDDPLDTMDVAETLAAASTPRLDEIAQTLAAARLEGGDSGFTLPDFMRDAEIR comes from the exons ATGGATGTCCCTCGCGGCTCCAGAAGAGCGCGccatgcagcttcagcagcctccaGCCAAGAGGCTTCGCTGCAGGCTCAGGCCCAGCTCGAGCTCGAGGCCGCGACGCAGCATCGCCGCACCCGCCGCCAGGCGCTGCAGGTCCAGGTGACGCCGGACGCCTCCATCGCCGTGGCAGCTGGCATGCATGTGCACCAGGCGCCGGAATTTGGGCACAGGAGGCGCGAGATGGAACCGCCGCCGAATCCATTCAGACTGCATAGAT CCACGCGGAGAAACACCAACAACCGTCTCAGTCTGCAGTTCGACAGCGATGGCTCTGGCTCCGGCTCTGGCACTGAATCAGAGCCAGATCTCAGCCATCTCGGAATGACGAGGCGAGGCATGACAGCCGTTCTAGAACAGCAAGCCGACCAGATGACGtatgacgatgatgccatgTCTCAAGGCCAATACGATGCGGAGGAAGCAAGCCTTGACGAGAATCTAGACGAGAATGTCGATGataacgacgacgacaatgTTGATGAGCAAGTTGAAGGGGAACAGGAGCCCCTGGCAATGATGGACCCCGTTGTCTTTGGCCTCAAGGAGATTTCCAACTTGGGAAAGTTTACCGTGAGCAGCCACAAGCCGGGCAAtggtgttgagcagcttcGTAGTGATGACTTGACCTCATACTGGCA ATCGGATGGCCCGCAGCCGCACAAGCTCACCATATACTTTGTCAAGAGAGTGGGTATCCGAGACATTCGCTTTTATGTCAACTACAACGAGGATGAATCCTACACTCCCACCAAGATTATATTCAAGTCGGGCACCAGCGAGAACAATCTTATCCAGTTTGCTGCCATGAACCTCGCGAGCCCGGTGGGCTGGCAGCAAGTGCCTCTCGCAGGCGTTGGCGGCGAGCCAGACGGCAACACACTCGTGTCTTGGgtgctgcagatgcagatcCTAGAGAACCATCAAAATGGCAAAGACACACACCTACGTGGTATAAAAATCTACGCCTTTGATGCAGACGCCGTTCAACCTAGTGAGGCTGAGAACTCTCGTATGGATGATCCCCTGGATACAATGGATGTTGCGGAGACTCTTGCGGCTGCTAGCACTCCCAGACTGGACGAGATTGCGCAGACGCTGGCTGCGGCGCGGCTTGAGGGTGGTGATTCTGGTTTTACCCTCCCAGACTTCATGCGGGATGCAGAGATTCGATAA
- a CDS encoding 2OG-Fe(II) oxygenase superfamily domain-containing protein, whose product MMYSQSLVRWLAVMAVGMGIASGASDASQKKLSDYECTHPPYKMHLLSKSPLVIYIENFVTDEERLHLQHIAQGHFKHSAVLKGGNSAIHSVRTSQSTTVDRDAVVRCIEARALDFQGFDVPESHLEPIQLVKYAVTERYHFHTDWFTNPSHATVSLGGNRISSFFGYVKADNITGGGTNFPILDAPRDERWCKFIDCDEEYESGVTFRPIEGNVVYWENLLADGRGDQRTLHAGLPVVSGEKIGMNIWTRQMPLPADVRGD is encoded by the exons ATGATGTATTCGCAGAGTCTAGTCCGCTGGCTGGCCGTAATGGCCGTCGGCATGGGAATTGCTTCAGGCGCAAGTGATGCGTcacagaagaagctgagcgaCTACGAGTGCACTCATCCTCCATATAAAATGCACCTTTTGAGCAAATCCCCCCTGGTCATTTACATTGAGAACTTTGTCACCGATGAAGAACGACTTCACTTACAACATATCGC ccaaggccacTTCAAGCATTCCGCAGTGCTCAAGGGCGGAAACTCTGCAATCCACTCCGTCCGCACATCCCAATCAACAACCGTCGACAGAGACGCCGTCGTCCGCTGCATCGAGGCCCGCGCCCTCGACTTCCAGGGCTTCGACGTGCCCGAGTCTCACCTCGAGCCCATCCAGCTCGTCAAGTACGCCGTCACGGAGCGCTACCACTTTCACACCGACTGGTTCACCAATCCATCCCACGCAACCGTGTCTCTCGGTGGGAACCGCATCAGCTCCTTCTTTGGATACGTAAAGGCCGACAACATCACGGGTGGGGGCACAAACTTTCCGATCCTGGACGCGCCCCGGGATGAGCGCTGGTGTAAGTTTATAGACTGCGATGAAGAGTATGAGTCAGGCGTAACCTTTAGGCCTATTGAGGGCAATGTCGTGTATTGGGAGAACTTGCTGGCGGATGGCAGGGGGGACCAGAGGACGCTGCATGCCGGATTGCCGGTGGTGAGCGGAGAGAAGATTGGCATGAATATCTGGACGAGGCAGATGCCATTGCCTGCGGATGTTCGTGGAGATTGA
- a CDS encoding thioredoxin-like domain-containing protein yields MLNVMIIILLIYDLVVAPNLQTSKNLLKEWKTVQKSVSSAAAIDCLSAATLCQELDVVSFPAIRLYQKDRPTTRYRGPRRAAAIEAFVKRALRPSVQDVDGKKLDEFILSDDIVFLLRLQGEDKLLEARFRDFAQEYSDRYSFGITTAKSDLPDGIWCRNSIDQRENNAEDLDDPNSLKNFLKICTTELIPQLTRRNEMTHLSSGRSLVYYLSKSEEGRESYTKALKQVAGRYAEFLQFVTVDSNEYPDMARNLGVRSSGGLAVQNIHNGQVFPFRGDASSPDAIDQFIVAISEGRAQPWDGTFDEELEAHDEL; encoded by the exons ATGCTCAATGTTATGATCATCATTTTGCTGATATACGATTTAGTTGTTGCG CCCAACCT ACAAACTAGTAAAAATCTCTTGAAAGAATGGAAGACCGTCCAGAAATCCGTctcttctgccgctgccatcgaCTGCCTATCCGCCGCTACCCTCTGCCAAGAGCTAGACGTCGTCTCCTTTCCCGCCATCCGCCTATATCAAAAGGACAGGCCAACAACACGATATCGAGGTCCTCGTCGAGCCGCAGC TATCGAGGCTTTCGTGAAGCGAGCTCTTCGCCCATCCGTACAAGACGTGGATGGCAAGAAACTTGACGAGTTCATCTTAAGCGACGACATTGTATTTCTTCTGCGGCTGCAGGGCGAAGATAAACTCCTTGAAGCTCGATTCCGCGACTTTGCGCAAGAGTATTCTGATCGCTACTCCTTCGGCATAACTACTGCCAAATCTGATCTCCCTGATGGCATATGGTGCAGAAATAGCATCGATCAACGGGAGAATAACGCCGAAGATTTAGATGATCCAAACTCCCTTAAAAACTTTCTCAAAATCTGCACTACGGAGCTCATCCCGCAACTTACGAGACGCAACGAAATGACACATCTTTCT TCGGGGCGCTCTTTGGTCTACTACCTCTCCAAAAGTGAAGAAGGCCGGGAGTCTTACACCAAAGCTTTGAAGCAAGTAGCTGGTCGATACGCTGAATTCCTCCAATTCGTAACCGTCGATTCCAACGAGTATCCCGACATGGCGCGGAACCTCGGCGTCCGCTCCAGCGGAGGCCTCGCGGTACAAAACATTCACAACGGACAGGTCTTCCCATTCAGGGGCGATGCTTCTTCGCCAGATGCCATTGACCAGTTCATCGTGGCTATTTCAGAAGGCAGGGCTCAGCCTTGGGATGGGACATTTGATGAAGAGCTAGAGGCTCATGATGAACTTTGA
- a CDS encoding eukaryotic aspartyl protease domain-containing protein, with protein MWHCKLFLLLVPLWTLTAVVASPHANGFSLAVNPKADASRNFVRDWAAARHKWGRGVPREIATAFSLSDSLGIVDVEPMGSDDIYVADVQIGSPPQTLKLALDTGSSDLWIQSTDTTYRVNEKGPWAPRYHPNDSTTAHLIQDARWSVQYLDGTAADGIVYHDTVSLGDFKVVNVTVQSAKMVTSRFEEEIELSGILGLAKRLPNNIEPPAPSFLSLLRQQLRHQVFGVDLNRNASGVFTFGYINESRASGEIVWVDTDPDSPHWDVEFNLTTWGETTTPWYSQKFTATIDTGTTLMFLPDNLASGYWFTIPGMKVDERLANAFTFPCEVAKDLPNLMLKMPGSSRTLTIPGPYLNYGPVEIDPSYCWGGMQSAEDLSVTVLGDIMLKALYLAFDLERGRVGFANKHLHDV; from the exons ATGTGGCACTGCAaactcttcctcttgctcgTTCCTTTGTGGACATTGACCGCGGTTGTTGCTTCTCCACACGCCAATGGATTCTCTCTCGCCGTGAACCCCAAAGCAGACGCCTCTCGGAATTTTGTACGTGATTGGGCTGCTGCCCGGCACAAATGGGGCAGGGGGGTGCCCAGAGAGATTGCGACGGCCTTTTCTCTGAGTGACAGTC TTGGCATTGTCGATGTCGAACCTATGGGAAGCGACGATATCTACGTAGCCGATGTGCAGATTGGAAGTCCCCCACAGACATTGAAATTGGCCCTGGATACTGGATCTTCAGACTT GTGGATCCAATCAACCGATACTACATATCGTGTCAACGAAAAGGGTCCATGGGCTCCTCGATATCACCCAAACGACTCTACAacagctcatctcatccaaGATGCCAGATGGTCGGTGCAATATT TGGACGGCACCGCAGCTGATGGCATTGTCTATCATGACACGGTCTCGCTAGGCGACTTCAAAGTCGTAAATGTAACTGTTCAGTCTGCGAAAATGGTCACCAGCCGTTTTGAGGAGGAAATCGAATTGAGTGGCATCTTGGGCTTAGCCAAGAGACTACCAAACAACATTGAACCGCCGGCACCGTCTTTCCTTAGCTTGTTGCGGCAACAGCTCCGACATCAGGTTTTTGGTGTTGACTTGAACAGAAACGCCTCGGGAGTCTTTACTTTTGGCTACATCAATGAAAGCCGGGCCTCGGGAGAAATCGTATGGGTCGACACTGACCCTGACAGCCCCCATTGGGACGTCGAGTTCAATCTCACCACCTGGGGGGAGACGACCACGCCATGGTACTCGCAGAAGTTTACAGCCACCATCGATACCGGCACTACCTTGATGTTCTTGCCCGATAATTTGGCCAGCGGATACTGGTTCACGATCCCAGGCATGAAGGTCGACGAAAGGCTGGCGAATGCCTTCACCTTCCCCTGTGAGGTCGCCAAAGATTTGCCCAACCTCATGCTCAAAATGCCCGGCAGCAGCCGTACTCTCACCATTCCAGGCCCGTACCTTAACTACGGTCCTGTTGAGATTGATCCATCCTATTGCTGGGGAGGAATGCAGAGCGCCGAGGATCTATCCGTGACTGTCCTGGGGGATATTATGCTGAAGGCTCTGTACCTGGCATTTGATCTTGAAAGGGGGCGAGTAGGATTTGCCAACAAGCATCTGCATGATGTCTAG